Proteins encoded together in one Telopea speciosissima isolate NSW1024214 ecotype Mountain lineage chromosome 6, Tspe_v1, whole genome shotgun sequence window:
- the LOC122664021 gene encoding protein CHUP1, chloroplastic-like, which translates to MIVKLGFLVTASVAVYAVQQLSIKSLQPPASPRKYSENGEISSKHDQNEKGDKEHFIDFSSATAKKDGEKVTGISNARSSNSKNPSAFDDEKEPILPEFRYNYPAKVELLLSDEKFDATSNFQAKKDNSVYKISRDDHVTELVQLQNQIKELEGSKLKLERKLLKSYKLQEQESELDELQRHLKIRTAEIEMLHVTINSLQEERKKLQKEIEKGVPAMKQLGMAKRKIRRLQSQIEIDSNQMKDQVLMLEQHINSLPSETVTQRDTKVDKHVKVLEILELKILELKRKNKELQLEKRELTPKLIAAKYKITAFSNMTEGEIVSEMEEEVNNLKIANEDLSKKIERIQKGKFSVVEELVYQLWVNACLRHEIQNHQRCSMSLGPKTQENVEKKLAGYATLDSGQVDVDLNRISSQASYNESEEFDNTTTESTTCRPTGTSNKHNLLQKIKRWGESKDDSSTCSPSGSYFEGSSSIRSSLNHRSSMSTHPPEAFILNNADDSGVTLIVEKQDSTESLETSNLQRKRRVSFNEPVDDAEASVGKMPKSVEGVLIDNKHPVHKDYYKLALESENSIKEEAKQPRTNRVKGSLNLNLNSGSQAEVNGTEQICGSGNSIEQPSGSLMVDKRMLTKMKTDHSEMWDLRRSTSPSKNHNKIDTQELHFVYIFYFLLLILLVYLLFQVVGVF; encoded by the exons ATGATAGTAAAGTTGGGATTCCTGGTTACAGCCTCTGTAGCAGTCTATGCAGTTCAGCAGCTTAGTATCAAGTCTTTGCAGCCGCCAGCCTCACCAAGAAAGTATTCAG AAAATGGTGAAATATCATCCAAACATGATCAGAATGAAAAAGGAGATAAAGAGCACTTTATAGATTTTAGTAGTGCCACAGCTAAGAAGGAT GGAGAGAAGGTTACAGGAATCAGTAATGCAAGGAGCTCAAATTCAAAAAACCCTTCTGCTTTTGATGATGAAAAAGAACCAATCTTACCGGAGTTTCGGTATAATTACCCAGCAAAAGTTGAGCTTTTGCTATCTGATGAGAAGTTTGATGCAACAAGCAACTTTCAGGCCAAGAAAGACAATTCAGTATATAAAATAAGTCGGGACGATCATGTTACTGAACTGGTACAATTGCAGAACCAAATAAAGGAACTGGAGGGGAGTAAACTGAAACTCGAAAGGAAATTACTCAAATCCTATAAGCTGCAAGAACAAGAATCAGAACTCGATGAGCTACAGAGACATTTGAAGATTAGGACAGCTGAGATTGAAATGCTGCACGTTACTATTAACTCACTGcaggaggagaggaagaagctTCAAAAAGAGATTGAAAAGGGTGTACCTGCAATGAAGCAACTGGGGATGGCAAAGAGAAAGATTAGGAGGTTGCAGAGTCAGATTGAGATTGATTCAAACCAGATGAAAGACCAGGTGCTGATGCTTGAACAACATATTAACAGCCTTCCGTCGGAGACAGTTACTCAAAGAGATACAAAGGTGGATAAGCATGTCAAAGTTCTTGAAATATTAGAGCTCAAAATTCTGGAGCTgaagagaaagaacaaagaacTTCAGCTGGAGAAGAGGGAGTTAACACCCAAATTGATTGCTGCCAAATATAAAATAACTGCCTTCTCAAATATGACTGAG GGTGAAATAGTTTCAGAAATGGAGGAGGAGGTCAATAATTTAAAGATTGCTAATGAGGACCTCtcaaagaaaatagagagaatcCAAAAGGGCAAGTTCAGTGTAGTCGAGGAGTTGGTATACCAGCTTTGGGTCAATGCTTGCTTGAGGCATGAAATTCAAAACCACCAAAGGTGCAGTATGAGTTTGGGTCCCAAAACTCAAGAGAATGTTGAGAAAAAATTGGCAGGGTATGCTACACTGGACAGTGGGCAGGTAGATGTGGATCTCAATAGAATTTCTTCTCAAGCATCTTACAATGAGAGTGAGGAGTTTGACAATACTACCACTGAGAGCACTACTTGCAGACCAACTGGAACTAGTAACAAACATAATTTACTTCAGAAGATAAAGAGGTGGGGAGAAAGCAAGGATGATTCAAGCACTTGTTCACCCTCAGGGAGCTACTTTGAAGGAAGTTCTTCAATTAGGAGTAGTCTGAACCATAGATCATCGATGTCAACACATCCACCAGAGGCATTTATACTAAATAATGCAGATGATTCGGGTGTCACTTTAATTGTAGAGAAGCAAGATTCTACAGAATCTCTAGAAACATCGAACCTGCAGCGCAAAAGGAGAGTATCTTTTAACGAGCCAGTAGACGATGCGGAAGCATCAGTTGGAAAGATGCCTAAATCAGTTGAAGGAGTGTTGATTGATAATAAACATCCAGTGCATAAGGACTATTATAAATTGGCCCTGGAGAGTGAGAATTCAATCAAGGAGGAAGCAAAGCAACCAAGAACAAACAGGGTAAAAGGCagtttaaatttgaatttgaactcTGGATCTCAAGCTGAGGTAAACGGAACTGAGCAGATATGTGGATCTGGGAATTCAATTGAGCAACCCAGTGGCAGTCTCATGGTTGATAAACGAATGTTGACCAAGATGAAAACTGACCACTCAGAGATGTGGGATCTAAGAAGGTCCACCTCACCATCCAAAAACCATAACAAGATTGACACACAAGAGCTTCATTTTGTCTATATTTTCTACTTCTTGCTGCTGATATTACTTGTATATCTCTTATTCCAAGTTGTTGGAGTTTTCTAA
- the LOC122664627 gene encoding protein CHUP1, chloroplastic-like isoform X1, with the protein MIVRLGFLVAASIAAYAVQQINIKSSRPGTSVIKSSESGNGKASFEQHQNEEGKEFSDSNFKPEKEHGEDEEEEEEVKRISSIISPALDNIPAFEDDEILPEFEDFLSGEIEFPLPNDKFDTKSDSQAEKDRVYEIEMENNATELERLRSLVKELEEREVKLEGELLEYYGLREQVSDITELQKQLKIKAVEIDMLNITINSLQTERKKLQEEVAQGVLARKELEVARNKIKELQRQIQLEANQTKGQLLMLKQQVSGLQAKEEEAFKKDAEVEKKLKASKELEVEVVELKRKNRELQHEKRELTIKLDAAESKVMALSNMTESEMVAKAREEVNNLRHANEDLLKQVEGLQMNRFSEVEELVYLRWVNACLRYELRNYQTPAGKISARDLSKNLSPKSQGRAKQLMLEYAGSERGQGDTDLESISSQPSSPGSEDLDNTSIDSSTSRYSSLSKKPGLLQKLKSWGKSRDDSSVLSSPARSIGGSSPSRASMSLRSSMSRGPLESLMLRNAGDGVAITTFGKKEQDPTESPETPNLPRIRTQVSSGDLPNNVAASFQLMSKSVEGVLEEKYPAYKDRHKLALEREKAIKERAEKARAERFGDGSNFNSSCDPRAREDREKPATLPPKLAQLKEKVVVPGDSSEQNNDKVDSQVSKMKLAHIEKRAPRIPRPPPKTSGSAPSASGTNVNPSSGIPTPPPPPGAPPPPPPPPGGPPRPPPPPGSLPRGSGTGDKVHRAPELVEFYQTLMKRETKKDTSSLNSSKANASEARSNMIGEIENRSTFLLAVKADVETQGDFVQSLATEVRAASFTNIEDLVSFVNWLDEELSFLVDERAVLKHFDWPEGKADALREAAFEYQDLLKLENKVSSFVDDPKLSCDAALKKMYSLLEKVEQSVYALLRTRDMAISRYREFGIPVDWLMDTGIVGKIKLSSVQLAKKYMKRVASELDALSAPEKEPNREFLLLQGVRFAFRVHQFAGGFDAESMKAFENLRSRVHAQTGSTNRPEA; encoded by the exons ATGATTGTCAGGTTGGGCTTCTTGGTTGCTGCTTCGATTGCAGCCTATGCAGTTCAGCAGATTAACATCAAATCTTCGAGGCCGGGAACTTCTGTAATCAAATCTTCAG AATCAGGAAATGGCAAAGCAAGCTTCGAACAACATCAGaatgaagaaggaaaggaatttAGTGACTCTAATTTCAAACCAGAAAAGGAACAT ggagaggatgaagaagaggaagaagaagttaaaAGAATTAGTAGCATAATTAGCCCGGCTCTAGACAACATTCCAGCTTTTGAAGATGATGAGATTTTACCAGAATTCGAAGATTTTCTCTCTGGGGAAATTGAGTTTCCACTTCCCAATGATAAGTTTGATACAAAAAGTGACTCCCAGGCTGAGAAGGACAGAGTCTATGAAATTGAGATGGAAAATAATGCAACTGAGCTGGAACGGTTACGAAGCCTGGTAAAGGAATTGGAAGAGAGGGAAGTGAAGCTTGAAGGTGAATTGCTCGAGTACTATGGTCTGAGGGAGCAGGTGTCAGACATCACCGAGTTACAAAAGCAGCTGAAGATAAAGGCGGTTGAGATTGACATGCTGAACATCACCATTAACTCCTTGCAGACTGAGAGGAAAAAACTTCAAGAAGAGGTTGCACAGGGAGTTTTGGCTAGGAAGGAGCTTGAGGTCGCAAGAAACAAGATCAAGGAACTCCAGAGGCAGATTCAGCTTGAGGCAAACCAGACAAAGGGTCAGTTACTTATGCTCAAACAACAAGTTAGTGGTCTTCAGGCAAAGGAAGAGGAAGCCTTCAAGAAAGATGCAGAGGTCGAGAAGAAGCTCAAAGCTTCCAAGGAATTGGAGGTGGAAGTTGTGGAGCTTAAGAGAAAGAATAGAGAGCTTCAGCATGAGAAGAGAGAGTTGACTATCAAACTGGATGCTGCCGAATCTAAAGTAATGGCCCTCTCCAATATGACAGAG AGTGAAATGGTTGCCAAGGCAAGGGAGGAGGTCAATAATTTGAGGCATGCAAATGAAGACCTCTTAAAGCAAGTGGAAGGACTCCAGATGAATAGGTTCAGTGAAGTTGAGGAGCTGGTATACCTTCGTTGGGTCAATGCATGTTTAAGGTATGAGCTGCGGAATTACCAGACACCAGCAGGGAAGATATCAGCTCGTGATCTCAGTAAGAATTTGAGCCCAAAATCTCAAGGGAGAGCTAAACAGCTGATGTTAGAGTATGCAGGTTCAGAACGTGGACAGGGAGATACTGATCTTGAAAGCATTTCTTCACAACCATCCTCTCCTGGAAGTGAGGACTTGGACAATACTTCCATTGATAGCTCCACTAGTAGGTATAGTAGTCTCAGTAAGAAACCTGGTCTTCTCCAAAAGCTGAAGAGTTGGGGGAAAAGCAGGGATGACTCAAGTGTTCTTTCATCACCAGCCCGATCCATTGGGGGAAGCTCCCCAAGCAGAGCTAGCATGAGCCTTAGATCCTCCATGTCAAGGGGTCCATTGGAATCCTTGATGCTTAGGAATGCAGGTGATGGTGTAGCTATCACTACATTTGGGAAAAAGGAACAGGATCCCACAGAATCTCCAGAAACACCAAACCTCCCACGCATAAGAACACAAGTTTCTTCTGGTGATTTACCAAACAATGTTGCAGCATCATTCCAGTTGATGTCTAAATCTGTTGAAGGGGTTCTTGAAGAGAAGTATCCTGCATACAAGGATCGCCACAAGTTGGcactagaaagagagaaagcaatCAAAGAGAGAGCTGAGAAAGCAAGAGCAGAAAGGTTTGGTGACGGCTCGAATTTTAATTCAAGCTGTGACCCTAGAGCCAGGGAAGATAGAGAGAAGCCGGCAACACTGCCTCCAAAATTGGCTCAACTTAAGGAAAAGGTTGTAGTTCCTGGTGATTCTAGTGAGCAAAACAATGATAAGGTCGATAGCCAAGTGAGCAAGATGAAACTTGCCCACATTGAGAAGAGGGCTCCAAGGATTCCTAGGCCACCTCCAAAAACATCAGGCAGTGCCCCTAGTGCTTCTGGTACAAATGTTAACCCATCATCTGGAATTCCAacccctccaccgccaccaggtgcgccaccaccaccaccgcctccTCCTGGTGGGCCCCCTCGGCCACCTCCTCCACCAGGAAGTCTACCAAGAGGGTCAGGCACTGGTGATAAAGTTCACCGGGCTCCTGAGCTAGTAGAATTCTATCAGACTTTGATGAAACGTGAGACAAAGAAGGATACTTCATCTTTGAATTCATCTAAAGCCAATGCATCAGAAGCCAGGAGCAACATGATTGGGGagattgaaaatagatcaaCATTTCTCTTAGCT GTAAAAGCAGATGTGGAGACTCAAGGTGATTTTGTCCAGTCCTTGGCCACTGAAGTCCGAGCAGCTTCTTTTACTAATATAGAAGATCTAGTGTCATTTGTGAATTGGCTTGATGAGGAACTCTCGTTCTTG GTTGATGAGCGTGCAGTTCTCAAACACTTTGATTGGCCTGAAGGGAAGGCAGATGCCTTGAGGGAAGCGGCTTTTGAATACCAAGATCTGCTGAAGTTGGAGAACAAAGTATCCTCTTTTGTTGATGACCCCAAACTCTCTTGTGATGCTGCTTTGAAGAAGATGTACTCATTGCTCGAAAA AGTGGAGCAAAGTGTCTATGCTCTCCTGCGGACACGGGACATGGCTATTTCACGGTATAGGGAGTTCGGAATTCCAGTTGATTGGTTGATGGACACAGGCATAGTAGGCAAG ATCAAGCTCTCATCTGTTCAGCTGGCAAAGAAATACATGAAACGAGTAGCATCAGAGCTTGATGCATTGAGTGCACCTGAAAAGGAGCCAAACAGAGAGTTTTTGCTTCTTCAAGGCGTGCGCTTTGCCTTCCGTGTTCACCAG TTTGCTGGAGGTTTTGATGCGGAGAGTATGAAGGCTTTCGAAAATCTGAGGAGCCGAGTCCATGCACAAACAGGCAGCACCAATCGGCCAGAAGCATAA
- the LOC122664627 gene encoding protein CHUP1, chloroplastic-like isoform X2 has protein sequence MIVRLGFLVAASIAAYAVQQINIKSSRPGTSVIKSSGNGKASFEQHQNEEGKEFSDSNFKPEKEHGEDEEEEEEVKRISSIISPALDNIPAFEDDEILPEFEDFLSGEIEFPLPNDKFDTKSDSQAEKDRVYEIEMENNATELERLRSLVKELEEREVKLEGELLEYYGLREQVSDITELQKQLKIKAVEIDMLNITINSLQTERKKLQEEVAQGVLARKELEVARNKIKELQRQIQLEANQTKGQLLMLKQQVSGLQAKEEEAFKKDAEVEKKLKASKELEVEVVELKRKNRELQHEKRELTIKLDAAESKVMALSNMTESEMVAKAREEVNNLRHANEDLLKQVEGLQMNRFSEVEELVYLRWVNACLRYELRNYQTPAGKISARDLSKNLSPKSQGRAKQLMLEYAGSERGQGDTDLESISSQPSSPGSEDLDNTSIDSSTSRYSSLSKKPGLLQKLKSWGKSRDDSSVLSSPARSIGGSSPSRASMSLRSSMSRGPLESLMLRNAGDGVAITTFGKKEQDPTESPETPNLPRIRTQVSSGDLPNNVAASFQLMSKSVEGVLEEKYPAYKDRHKLALEREKAIKERAEKARAERFGDGSNFNSSCDPRAREDREKPATLPPKLAQLKEKVVVPGDSSEQNNDKVDSQVSKMKLAHIEKRAPRIPRPPPKTSGSAPSASGTNVNPSSGIPTPPPPPGAPPPPPPPPGGPPRPPPPPGSLPRGSGTGDKVHRAPELVEFYQTLMKRETKKDTSSLNSSKANASEARSNMIGEIENRSTFLLAVKADVETQGDFVQSLATEVRAASFTNIEDLVSFVNWLDEELSFLVDERAVLKHFDWPEGKADALREAAFEYQDLLKLENKVSSFVDDPKLSCDAALKKMYSLLEKVEQSVYALLRTRDMAISRYREFGIPVDWLMDTGIVGKIKLSSVQLAKKYMKRVASELDALSAPEKEPNREFLLLQGVRFAFRVHQFAGGFDAESMKAFENLRSRVHAQTGSTNRPEA, from the exons ATGATTGTCAGGTTGGGCTTCTTGGTTGCTGCTTCGATTGCAGCCTATGCAGTTCAGCAGATTAACATCAAATCTTCGAGGCCGGGAACTTCTGTAATCAAATCTTCAG GAAATGGCAAAGCAAGCTTCGAACAACATCAGaatgaagaaggaaaggaatttAGTGACTCTAATTTCAAACCAGAAAAGGAACAT ggagaggatgaagaagaggaagaagaagttaaaAGAATTAGTAGCATAATTAGCCCGGCTCTAGACAACATTCCAGCTTTTGAAGATGATGAGATTTTACCAGAATTCGAAGATTTTCTCTCTGGGGAAATTGAGTTTCCACTTCCCAATGATAAGTTTGATACAAAAAGTGACTCCCAGGCTGAGAAGGACAGAGTCTATGAAATTGAGATGGAAAATAATGCAACTGAGCTGGAACGGTTACGAAGCCTGGTAAAGGAATTGGAAGAGAGGGAAGTGAAGCTTGAAGGTGAATTGCTCGAGTACTATGGTCTGAGGGAGCAGGTGTCAGACATCACCGAGTTACAAAAGCAGCTGAAGATAAAGGCGGTTGAGATTGACATGCTGAACATCACCATTAACTCCTTGCAGACTGAGAGGAAAAAACTTCAAGAAGAGGTTGCACAGGGAGTTTTGGCTAGGAAGGAGCTTGAGGTCGCAAGAAACAAGATCAAGGAACTCCAGAGGCAGATTCAGCTTGAGGCAAACCAGACAAAGGGTCAGTTACTTATGCTCAAACAACAAGTTAGTGGTCTTCAGGCAAAGGAAGAGGAAGCCTTCAAGAAAGATGCAGAGGTCGAGAAGAAGCTCAAAGCTTCCAAGGAATTGGAGGTGGAAGTTGTGGAGCTTAAGAGAAAGAATAGAGAGCTTCAGCATGAGAAGAGAGAGTTGACTATCAAACTGGATGCTGCCGAATCTAAAGTAATGGCCCTCTCCAATATGACAGAG AGTGAAATGGTTGCCAAGGCAAGGGAGGAGGTCAATAATTTGAGGCATGCAAATGAAGACCTCTTAAAGCAAGTGGAAGGACTCCAGATGAATAGGTTCAGTGAAGTTGAGGAGCTGGTATACCTTCGTTGGGTCAATGCATGTTTAAGGTATGAGCTGCGGAATTACCAGACACCAGCAGGGAAGATATCAGCTCGTGATCTCAGTAAGAATTTGAGCCCAAAATCTCAAGGGAGAGCTAAACAGCTGATGTTAGAGTATGCAGGTTCAGAACGTGGACAGGGAGATACTGATCTTGAAAGCATTTCTTCACAACCATCCTCTCCTGGAAGTGAGGACTTGGACAATACTTCCATTGATAGCTCCACTAGTAGGTATAGTAGTCTCAGTAAGAAACCTGGTCTTCTCCAAAAGCTGAAGAGTTGGGGGAAAAGCAGGGATGACTCAAGTGTTCTTTCATCACCAGCCCGATCCATTGGGGGAAGCTCCCCAAGCAGAGCTAGCATGAGCCTTAGATCCTCCATGTCAAGGGGTCCATTGGAATCCTTGATGCTTAGGAATGCAGGTGATGGTGTAGCTATCACTACATTTGGGAAAAAGGAACAGGATCCCACAGAATCTCCAGAAACACCAAACCTCCCACGCATAAGAACACAAGTTTCTTCTGGTGATTTACCAAACAATGTTGCAGCATCATTCCAGTTGATGTCTAAATCTGTTGAAGGGGTTCTTGAAGAGAAGTATCCTGCATACAAGGATCGCCACAAGTTGGcactagaaagagagaaagcaatCAAAGAGAGAGCTGAGAAAGCAAGAGCAGAAAGGTTTGGTGACGGCTCGAATTTTAATTCAAGCTGTGACCCTAGAGCCAGGGAAGATAGAGAGAAGCCGGCAACACTGCCTCCAAAATTGGCTCAACTTAAGGAAAAGGTTGTAGTTCCTGGTGATTCTAGTGAGCAAAACAATGATAAGGTCGATAGCCAAGTGAGCAAGATGAAACTTGCCCACATTGAGAAGAGGGCTCCAAGGATTCCTAGGCCACCTCCAAAAACATCAGGCAGTGCCCCTAGTGCTTCTGGTACAAATGTTAACCCATCATCTGGAATTCCAacccctccaccgccaccaggtgcgccaccaccaccaccgcctccTCCTGGTGGGCCCCCTCGGCCACCTCCTCCACCAGGAAGTCTACCAAGAGGGTCAGGCACTGGTGATAAAGTTCACCGGGCTCCTGAGCTAGTAGAATTCTATCAGACTTTGATGAAACGTGAGACAAAGAAGGATACTTCATCTTTGAATTCATCTAAAGCCAATGCATCAGAAGCCAGGAGCAACATGATTGGGGagattgaaaatagatcaaCATTTCTCTTAGCT GTAAAAGCAGATGTGGAGACTCAAGGTGATTTTGTCCAGTCCTTGGCCACTGAAGTCCGAGCAGCTTCTTTTACTAATATAGAAGATCTAGTGTCATTTGTGAATTGGCTTGATGAGGAACTCTCGTTCTTG GTTGATGAGCGTGCAGTTCTCAAACACTTTGATTGGCCTGAAGGGAAGGCAGATGCCTTGAGGGAAGCGGCTTTTGAATACCAAGATCTGCTGAAGTTGGAGAACAAAGTATCCTCTTTTGTTGATGACCCCAAACTCTCTTGTGATGCTGCTTTGAAGAAGATGTACTCATTGCTCGAAAA AGTGGAGCAAAGTGTCTATGCTCTCCTGCGGACACGGGACATGGCTATTTCACGGTATAGGGAGTTCGGAATTCCAGTTGATTGGTTGATGGACACAGGCATAGTAGGCAAG ATCAAGCTCTCATCTGTTCAGCTGGCAAAGAAATACATGAAACGAGTAGCATCAGAGCTTGATGCATTGAGTGCACCTGAAAAGGAGCCAAACAGAGAGTTTTTGCTTCTTCAAGGCGTGCGCTTTGCCTTCCGTGTTCACCAG TTTGCTGGAGGTTTTGATGCGGAGAGTATGAAGGCTTTCGAAAATCTGAGGAGCCGAGTCCATGCACAAACAGGCAGCACCAATCGGCCAGAAGCATAA
- the LOC122664628 gene encoding uncharacterized protein At1g26090, chloroplastic, with protein MASTLTLCLTSSLLQRNPNRDFPIRTRKSGRRSYRPLFVAVQAEDRSPQKFTKLVTFLGKGGSGKTTSAVLAAQYFSKAGLSTCLVLHSQDPTAEYLMGCKIGASPTLCNNNLSVVRLETTKMLLEPLNQLKQADTRLNLMQGVLEGVVGEELGVLAGMDSIFAAFALEKFVGILKTVASRNKRQEKFDVVVYDGISTEETLRLIGSSERARWYLKYLRNVAENTDVGRLAAPSLLRLADETMRLNGRGLRLDGKTSAEIWDNADQILERASAAFAEPLKFGSYIVMDTNCPMSVRAALRYWGCAIQAGAHVAGAFGIARPQSSPASVDVVQDFSPLPFACMPSLSMGSVDWNSVLLGRLGEDAQNLLSAPASGCDRFQSPVKFDLVRKSISLFMPGFDKSEIKLYQYRGGSELLVEAGDQRRVIRLPSGIQGKVGGAKFTNKSLVITMR; from the exons ATGGCCTCTACGCTCACCCTGTGTCTGACGTCGTCTCTCCTCCAACGGAACCCTAATCGCGACTTTCCTATCCGAACCCGCAAGAGTGGCCGCAGAAGTTACCGACCACTGTTTGTAGCGGTCCAGGCGGAGGATCGCTCTCCTCAGAAATTCACGAAATTGGTAACTTTCTTAGGGAAAGGAGGCTCTGGCAAGACTACTTCTGCGGTTCTCGCCGCTCAG TATTTTTCAAAGGCTGGGctgagtacatgtttggtgttGCATTCTCAAGATCCTACTGCCGAATATCTTATGGGCTGTAAGATTGGAGCTTCTCCTACCTTATGCAACAATAATCTTTCGGTTGTTAGGTTGGAAACCACTAAA ATGCTTCTTGAACCTCTCAACCAGCTCAAGCAAGCTGACACTCGTCTCAATTTGATGCAAGGGGTTCTTGAAGGG GTGGTGGGTGAAGAGCTTGGAGTTCTAGCTGGAATGGATTCCATATTTGCAGCCTTTGCACTTGAAAAATTTGTGGGAATTCTAAAGACTGTAGCTTCAAGAAACAAAAGACAAGAAAAGTTTGATGTAGTTGTATATGATGGAATAAGCACTGAGGAAACACTCCGGTTGATAGGCTCCAGTGAGAGAGccag ATGGTATTTGAAATATTTGCGGAATGTGGCTGAAAATACCGACGTTGGGAGGTTGGCTGCTCCTTCACTCTTGAGACTAGCAGATGAAACCATGAGGTTAAATGGTCGTGGCTTGCGTCTTGATGGAAAAACAAGTGCAGAGATATGGGACAATGCTGACCAGATCCTAGAG AGAGCATCTGCAGCCTTTGCTGAACCATTGAAGTTTGGCAGCTACATTGTTATGGACACAAACTGTCCAATGTCTGTCAGGGCTGCATTACGTTATTGGGGCTGTGCAATCCAAGCGGGTGCCCATGTTGCTGGTGCATTTGGCATTGCTCGTCCACAATCTAGTCCAGCATCAGTAGATGTGGTTCAGGACTTTTCTCCCTTGCCTTTTGCATGCATGCCATCGCTTTCTATGGGTTCTGTAGATTGGAATTCTGTGTTGCTCGGAAGGCTTGGTGAAGATGCACAGAATCTTCTTTCTGCACCTGCAAGCGGTTGTGACAGGTTTCAATCACCAGTTAAGTTCGATCTAGTGAGGAAGTCCATATCTCTCTTCATGCCAGGCTTTGACAAGTCAGAGATCAAGCTATACCAA TATAGGGGAGGATCTGAGCTGTTGGTGGAAGCAGGAGACCAAAGACGTGTCATTCGTTTGCCTTCTGGTATCCAAGGAAAGGTGGGAGGTGCCAAGTTTACAAACAAGAGTCTTGTAATTACAATGCGATAG